A DNA window from Paenibacillus sp. HWE-109 contains the following coding sequences:
- the rlmN gene encoding 23S rRNA (adenine(2503)-C(2))-methyltransferase RlmN translates to MISKASENAKPFVYDLNWDEWQVWVKENGESAFRAGQIFDWLYIKRVFSFDEMSNLPKTLRDKLKDQFEFVTLTEIAKYQSQDGTVKFLFELEDKNAIETVVMKHNYGNSICVTTQVGCRVGCTFCASTLGGLKRDLKPGEIVAQVVKAQKLLDETQERISSIVIMGIGEPFENYEATMNFLRVMIHPKGLNIGQRHITVSTSGIVPNIYKFADENLQVNLAISIHAPNDKLRSKLMPVNRRFPFVDLIEACKYYIAKTGRRITFEYALMGEVNDQPEHAEELALVLKDMPLSHVNLIPVNFVAERDFKRTPRDDIFTFQRILEKGKINATIRREQGSDIAAACGQLRAKHMESK, encoded by the coding sequence ATGATTAGTAAAGCAAGTGAGAATGCGAAACCGTTTGTGTATGATTTGAATTGGGATGAGTGGCAGGTTTGGGTGAAGGAGAATGGGGAATCCGCGTTTCGGGCGGGTCAAATTTTTGATTGGCTGTATATCAAACGGGTATTCAGCTTTGATGAGATGTCTAATTTGCCGAAAACGCTGCGCGACAAGCTTAAGGATCAGTTTGAATTCGTTACGCTGACCGAGATTGCCAAATATCAATCCCAAGATGGTACGGTTAAGTTTTTATTTGAGTTGGAAGACAAGAATGCGATTGAAACGGTTGTCATGAAGCACAACTACGGCAACAGTATCTGCGTTACTACGCAGGTGGGTTGTCGTGTAGGCTGCACATTTTGCGCCTCCACGCTGGGTGGTCTCAAAAGGGATCTGAAGCCCGGAGAGATCGTCGCTCAAGTAGTCAAAGCGCAGAAACTGCTGGACGAGACGCAGGAGCGGATTTCTTCCATCGTTATTATGGGGATTGGCGAGCCTTTTGAGAATTATGAAGCTACGATGAATTTCTTGCGCGTCATGATTCACCCTAAGGGATTGAACATTGGACAGCGTCATATTACGGTATCGACAAGCGGGATTGTGCCGAATATTTACAAATTTGCTGATGAAAACTTGCAAGTAAATTTGGCGATTTCGATTCATGCGCCGAACGATAAGCTTCGTTCCAAGCTGATGCCAGTCAACCGTAGATTTCCGTTCGTCGATTTGATCGAGGCTTGTAAGTATTACATTGCCAAAACAGGCAGACGGATTACGTTTGAATATGCCCTCATGGGGGAAGTGAATGACCAACCTGAACATGCTGAGGAGCTTGCGCTGGTATTGAAGGATATGCCGCTTAGCCACGTAAACCTGATTCCGGTGAATTTCGTAGCTGAACGGGATTTCAAACGTACGCCCAGGGATGATATTTTCACCTTCCAGCGTATTCTTGAGAAGGGCAAAATTAATGCCACCATACGCCGCGAACAAGGCAGTGATATTGCAGCTGCTTGCGGACAATTGCGCGCGAAGCATATGGAGAGCAAGTAA
- the rsmB gene encoding 16S rRNA (cytosine(967)-C(5))-methyltransferase RsmB gives MSTEKPTRPKQGHQKSPGAGKPSASQSSSGAAKSSAVKHSAREAALDVLIRVEENHSYSNLLLNQILQKHALERADAGLATELVYGTIGRRNTIDFFLERFVSKGLAKLEPWVRCLLRLSFYQLHYLDRIPDHAVVSEAVNIAKRRGHQGISGMVNGVLRAIIRSKAELTLPAALGDVKRIALGHSHPEWLVRRWIRQLGAELTEQICAANNEPPHVSIRANARRRSRLELLEQLQGSGLSAEASELAPAGILVQGAGNMALSPGFQQGDFSIQDESSMLVAEALDPRPGMMVLDCCAAPGGKTAHIAEKMDDVGKIWACDLHEHKQKLIADQAERLGLSSIQTLVMDAAKLDEHFAAESFDRILLDAPCSGLGVIRRKPDLKWAKQEAEIDAISELQHGILSRVHRLLKPGGVLVYSTCTIEHAENAGMVERFLAEHSEFELDPLPADRFASIDPAAAATGMVQILPQQFHSDGFFIARLRKRA, from the coding sequence TTGTCAACGGAAAAACCAACACGTCCGAAACAAGGACATCAGAAATCGCCGGGGGCTGGCAAGCCCTCTGCATCACAATCATCCTCAGGCGCTGCGAAGAGCAGCGCTGTTAAGCATTCCGCCCGAGAGGCGGCGCTGGATGTGCTGATCCGGGTTGAAGAGAATCACTCGTACAGCAATTTACTTCTGAATCAAATTTTGCAGAAGCATGCGCTGGAACGAGCCGATGCAGGCTTGGCGACGGAACTGGTTTATGGGACGATCGGACGGAGAAATACGATTGATTTCTTTTTGGAGCGTTTTGTGAGCAAAGGGCTGGCGAAGCTGGAGCCCTGGGTTAGATGCTTGCTGCGGCTGAGTTTCTATCAGCTGCATTATTTGGACCGCATTCCCGACCATGCGGTCGTGAGCGAAGCGGTCAATATCGCGAAGCGCCGAGGCCATCAAGGCATCTCGGGCATGGTCAATGGCGTGCTGCGCGCGATCATTCGCAGCAAAGCTGAACTCACATTGCCGGCTGCGCTCGGCGATGTGAAGCGCATAGCGCTGGGCCACTCCCATCCGGAGTGGCTCGTGCGCCGCTGGATTCGTCAGCTCGGCGCTGAGCTGACGGAACAGATCTGTGCGGCGAACAATGAGCCGCCGCATGTGAGCATTCGCGCGAACGCGAGGCGCCGCAGCCGCCTGGAGCTGCTGGAACAGCTCCAGGGCAGCGGCCTCAGCGCGGAAGCGTCAGAGCTGGCCCCGGCCGGCATCCTTGTGCAGGGGGCCGGGAACATGGCTCTGTCCCCCGGCTTCCAGCAAGGGGACTTCTCGATTCAAGACGAGAGCTCGATGCTCGTCGCCGAGGCTCTGGATCCGCGTCCAGGCATGATGGTGCTGGACTGCTGCGCCGCCCCTGGCGGCAAGACCGCGCACATCGCCGAGAAGATGGACGATGTGGGCAAGATCTGGGCTTGTGATCTGCATGAGCACAAGCAGAAGCTGATCGCCGATCAGGCGGAGCGACTGGGGCTGTCGTCTATTCAGACGCTGGTGATGGATGCGGCGAAGCTGGATGAGCACTTTGCGGCGGAGTCATTCGACCGCATCCTGCTGGATGCACCCTGTTCAGGACTCGGGGTCATTCGCCGCAAGCCGGATCTCAAGTGGGCGAAGCAGGAAGCGGAGATCGATGCGATCAGTGAGCTGCAGCACGGTATCTTAAGTCGCGTGCACCGGCTGCTGAAGCCGGGCGGTGTGCTGGTTTACAGCACGTGCACCATCGAGCACGCCGAAAACGCAGGCATGGTCGAGCGATTCCTCGCCGAGCATAGCGAATTCGAACTCGATCCGCTTCCTGCGGATCGTTTCGCGAGCATAGATCCGGCGGCTGCCGCAACCGGCATGGTGCAGATTTTGCCGCAGCAGTTCCACTCGGATGGTTTTTTCATCGCCCGGCTGCGTAAGCGAGCTTAG
- the fmt gene encoding methionyl-tRNA formyltransferase has protein sequence MGTPDFAVPSLQALLEEGYNVTTVVTQPDRPKGRKRVLTPTPVKVEAAKHGIPVLQPVKLRQADSVELLRELKPDLIVTAAYGQILPKAVLDLPQYGCINIHASLLPKYRGGAPIHHAVLRGEFVTGVTIMYMAVGLDTGDMISKVELPIEDTDTTGSLFEKLSIAGADLLKRTLPDLLAGRIQAVAQNEADAIYSPNIRREDELINWSRSAVELWNQVRGLHPAPGAYTLWNGEVMKVWASANPKSASEPKSRNFAAGADNPVPGTVLGSSQLGIEVMTGEGTLWLTEIQPAGKKAMPVSEFIRGVQIAAGTVLGGGNE, from the coding sequence ATGGGTACCCCGGATTTCGCTGTTCCTTCCCTGCAAGCGCTCCTTGAGGAAGGTTATAACGTTACGACGGTTGTTACGCAGCCGGATCGGCCGAAGGGACGCAAACGCGTCCTGACGCCGACACCGGTGAAGGTTGAAGCGGCTAAGCATGGCATTCCCGTGCTTCAGCCCGTGAAGCTGCGTCAAGCGGATTCCGTTGAACTCCTGCGGGAATTAAAGCCGGATTTAATTGTAACAGCGGCTTATGGACAGATTCTGCCCAAAGCGGTGCTCGATTTGCCACAATATGGCTGTATTAACATCCATGCCTCCTTGCTGCCCAAATATCGTGGCGGTGCGCCGATTCATCATGCCGTTTTGCGGGGCGAGTTTGTTACTGGCGTAACGATTATGTACATGGCGGTCGGTTTGGATACAGGCGATATGATTTCCAAAGTTGAGCTTCCGATTGAAGATACGGATACGACGGGGTCGTTGTTCGAGAAGCTAAGTATCGCTGGCGCTGATTTGCTTAAGCGGACATTGCCTGATTTATTGGCAGGGCGTATACAGGCTGTTGCACAGAATGAAGCAGACGCGATCTATTCGCCGAATATCCGCAGGGAGGACGAGCTGATCAATTGGTCTCGTTCTGCCGTGGAGTTATGGAATCAAGTTCGCGGCTTACATCCTGCTCCCGGCGCGTATACACTGTGGAATGGCGAAGTGATGAAGGTATGGGCCAGCGCGAATCCTAAGAGTGCTTCGGAACCGAAAAGCCGGAATTTTGCGGCAGGCGCCGATAACCCGGTACCAGGGACTGTCCTGGGCAGCAGCCAGCTTGGTATTGAAGTTATGACAGGCGAAGGCACACTCTGGCTGACGGAAATTCAACCTGCCGGCAAGAAAGCGATGCCTGTTTCCGAATTTATTCGGGGCGTTCAAATCGCTGCGGGTACGGTATTGGGCGGCGGCAACGAATAG
- the def gene encoding peptide deformylase: MAIRIIVKDPDPVLREKAITVTKFNSNLHKLLDDMADTMYEAEGVGLAAPQIGILKRVIVMDCGEEHGGLIEMVNPEVVTSSGEQMGAEGCLSIPGLRGDVTRALNVTAKGQDRNGNPIEVTGTELLARCIFHEIDHLNGILFTDLATKTYTSDEEEDSE; the protein is encoded by the coding sequence ATGGCTATTCGTATTATTGTCAAAGATCCAGATCCTGTGCTGCGCGAGAAAGCGATCACAGTTACGAAATTTAATTCCAACTTGCACAAATTGCTCGATGACATGGCAGATACGATGTATGAAGCGGAAGGCGTAGGTCTGGCTGCTCCCCAAATCGGTATTCTCAAACGTGTTATTGTGATGGATTGCGGTGAAGAACACGGCGGGCTTATTGAAATGGTCAATCCCGAAGTTGTGACTTCCAGTGGCGAGCAAATGGGTGCAGAAGGCTGTTTAAGCATACCTGGCCTTCGTGGTGACGTTACCAGAGCGCTGAATGTGACGGCTAAAGGGCAGGATCGCAATGGGAATCCGATTGAAGTAACGGGTACAGAGCTTCTGGCACGCTGTATTTTTCATGAAATCGACCATTTGAACGGTATTCTGTTTACGGATCTTGCTACGAAAACCTATACCAGCGATGAAGAGGAAGATTCTGAGTGA
- the priA gene encoding primosomal protein N' translates to MYAKVIVDVPAKQTNRAFDYEVPASLTKWVEVGSRVGVPFGPRVLQGFVVELHEETQVDVKRIKPIINVLDLVPPLTGELVLLGRWISRMYLCHEVTALQAMLPAALKAKYERSIAVGEESAEHSLLDMSDLQEIVDFVKAKGSVSMDVLMERFASDGPLIKQLLSTGILTEEQKVKDRMNTKKALTVFPPAGGTGLEEALAELPARANKQQDVLRYLIEHPHAIRLTALMETSEVGASTVKSLADRGWIELREVEVMRDPYAGRAFARTKPLPLTEEQSSVFTEIRDAVAAERNEVFLLHGVTGSGKTEVYLQSIQQCLDMGKEAIVLVPEISLTPQMVERFKGRFGDLVAVLHSRLSGGERYDEWRKITRKQVKVVIGARSAIFAPFTQIGLIIIDEEHESSYKQEESPKYHTRDVAVQRAKQQNAVVVLGSATPSLESIELTRRRRDREKPPFRLLTMRERVASRPMPPVAIVDMREELKNGNRSMFSRSLYKAIEDRLQKKEQTVLLLNRRGYATFVMCRTCGFVSTCPHCDISLTYHQSSRMLRCHYCGYAEREVTQCPSCQSEHIRHFGTGTQRVEEELSKIFPGIRVIRMDVDTTTEKGSHEKWLTMFRDKQADVLLGTQMVAKGLDFPDVTLVGVIAADTVLNIPDFRSAERTFQLLTQVAGRAGRHEKQGEVFVQTYTPEHYSVQYASEHDYIAFANHELDIRANLGYPPYQRLILVTFSHEQVPLLVRSAEAFVTRLKEIALEYSTKQVDLFTSTDMTDQSFHMDVLGPVASPISRIKDRYRFQCVVKYRGEDQAADIVGRTVAWFEERSAKEKLQISVDVDPQYLM, encoded by the coding sequence TTTGATTATGAAGTGCCTGCATCTTTGACCAAATGGGTGGAAGTCGGCAGTCGGGTTGGCGTGCCTTTCGGTCCCCGGGTGCTGCAGGGCTTTGTTGTTGAATTGCATGAGGAGACGCAGGTGGATGTTAAACGCATCAAACCGATCATCAATGTCCTTGATTTGGTGCCACCTCTGACAGGTGAGCTGGTCCTGCTGGGCAGATGGATCAGCCGCATGTATTTGTGTCATGAAGTGACGGCGCTTCAAGCCATGCTGCCTGCTGCTCTGAAAGCGAAGTATGAGCGATCCATTGCGGTTGGCGAGGAATCTGCCGAGCATTCGCTGCTGGACATGTCTGATCTTCAAGAAATTGTTGATTTTGTGAAAGCCAAAGGATCCGTTTCGATGGACGTTTTGATGGAGCGTTTCGCCAGCGACGGCCCGCTAATTAAACAATTGCTGAGTACAGGCATCCTTACCGAAGAACAGAAAGTCAAGGATCGCATGAACACCAAGAAGGCGTTAACCGTATTTCCCCCGGCAGGGGGAACCGGCTTGGAAGAGGCGTTGGCGGAGCTTCCAGCCAGGGCGAATAAACAGCAGGATGTGCTGCGCTATTTGATCGAGCACCCGCATGCGATTCGGCTCACAGCCTTGATGGAAACGAGCGAAGTCGGGGCCAGCACGGTCAAAAGTTTGGCAGACCGCGGCTGGATTGAACTGCGCGAAGTTGAGGTTATGCGCGATCCTTATGCGGGTCGTGCTTTTGCGCGGACGAAGCCGCTTCCGTTAACGGAAGAGCAGAGCAGTGTCTTTACCGAAATTCGCGATGCTGTCGCCGCTGAAAGAAACGAAGTATTCCTGCTTCATGGTGTTACGGGAAGCGGGAAAACGGAAGTCTATCTGCAATCGATTCAGCAATGTTTGGATATGGGCAAAGAAGCCATCGTGCTCGTGCCCGAGATTTCGCTGACTCCCCAAATGGTAGAGCGCTTCAAAGGGCGCTTCGGGGATTTGGTCGCTGTGCTGCACAGCCGTCTGTCGGGTGGCGAACGTTATGACGAATGGCGTAAAATAACGCGGAAACAAGTGAAAGTGGTCATCGGCGCTCGCTCCGCGATATTTGCTCCTTTTACCCAAATTGGACTTATTATCATTGATGAAGAACATGAGTCCTCCTATAAGCAGGAGGAAAGCCCCAAATATCATACCCGTGACGTCGCGGTGCAAAGAGCGAAGCAGCAAAATGCGGTTGTCGTGCTGGGTTCTGCAACGCCTTCGCTGGAGAGTATTGAGCTGACAAGACGCCGACGAGATCGGGAGAAACCGCCATTCCGGCTGTTGACGATGCGGGAGCGCGTAGCCAGCAGGCCGATGCCGCCGGTCGCAATTGTCGATATGCGCGAGGAACTAAAGAACGGCAATCGCTCGATGTTTAGCAGGTCCTTGTATAAAGCGATCGAAGATCGGTTACAAAAGAAGGAACAGACGGTTTTGCTCCTGAATCGCCGCGGCTATGCGACATTCGTGATGTGTCGTACGTGCGGCTTCGTCTCGACATGCCCGCACTGTGATATTTCGCTGACGTATCATCAAAGCTCGCGGATGCTGCGCTGTCATTACTGCGGCTACGCAGAGCGCGAGGTTACGCAGTGTCCCAGCTGCCAATCGGAGCATATCCGCCATTTTGGAACGGGAACACAGCGTGTGGAAGAGGAATTAAGTAAAATATTTCCCGGTATTCGTGTTATTCGGATGGATGTGGACACGACAACGGAAAAGGGATCCCATGAGAAATGGCTGACGATGTTTCGAGATAAGCAGGCTGACGTTCTTCTGGGTACGCAGATGGTGGCCAAAGGCCTCGATTTCCCTGATGTCACCTTGGTTGGTGTCATCGCAGCGGATACGGTGCTGAATATACCGGATTTCCGCTCTGCTGAGCGGACTTTTCAACTGTTGACGCAAGTAGCTGGTCGAGCCGGCCGTCATGAGAAGCAAGGGGAAGTGTTCGTTCAGACGTACACACCCGAACATTACAGCGTGCAATATGCCAGTGAGCATGATTATATTGCTTTTGCGAATCATGAGTTGGATATTCGGGCGAATTTGGGCTACCCGCCTTATCAGCGGTTGATTTTGGTCACTTTTTCGCATGAGCAGGTCCCCCTGCTGGTACGTTCGGCGGAAGCCTTCGTGACGCGGTTGAAAGAGATTGCCCTGGAGTATTCAACGAAACAGGTGGATTTATTTACAAGCACCGACATGACGGATCAATCGTTCCACATGGACGTGCTGGGACCCGTGGCGTCGCCTATTTCCCGAATCAAGGATAGATATCGATTCCAATGCGTGGTAAAATATCGGGGGGAAGATCAGGCTGCAGACATCGTTGGACGAACGGTAGCGTGGTTTGAAGAGCGCTCAGCCAAGGAAAAGCTGCAGATTAGCGTGGATGTTGATCCGCAATATTTGATGTAA